The genome window GTTTTATAAATACGCCCCACTGTAGAATCTTCTGACGCAATCGTTTGGGCGAGTTCGATAGGCATAGCGCGCGTATCTAAGCATTCTCCCCCTAAAACCATGGCTTTAACGCCTAACACGTGATCAGAGGTTTTACCATAGACTAATGAGCCTTGGCCTGATGCGTCAGTGTTGATCATTCCACCTAGCGTTGCTCGGTTACTGGTAGATAGCTCCGGTGAAAAGAAATAGCCATAAGGCTTGAGATATTGATTTAATTGGTCCTTGATGACCCCTGCTTCAACCTTAACCCAACCTTGCTCTGGGTTTATTTCTAAAATTCGATTCATATAACGGGACATATCCACAACAATCCCTTCGGTTAAGGATTGCCCATTAGTTCCCGTTCCCCCTCCCCGAGGGGTAAAGCTAAGCTCACGAAATTTCGCTTGCCCCGCAAGCCGAGTGATTATTTGTACATCTGCACTCGAACGCGGAAACACAACCGCTTGGGGTAATAGTTGGTAAATACTATTATCTGTCGCCATGGATAAACGCTCAGCATAGCTGGTGCCGTTATCCCCAGTAAAACCGTGTTCTTGTAGCTCATGCAAGAACTCAATAACTAAATGACTAAGATGAGGAGCTTCTGATATACGCGGGATCATTATTAACGATGACTCTTGTTGTTTAGTGTTCGCATTACTCGTTATGTACTATCTTTATTTTAAGTTGCACAATAGTGTCTGAGGTCTATGATGAGTTACCTTCACAGCCTGTAAAGACAGCACAGCCGCTGATGACATTGTCATCATGAACCATATCACAATATTGTTTTTTTTAACCGTGAAAAATAATTACGTTATTTTCACCTAAAAATTTGCCAGATACGCAGAATTTTCATTTACAAAGGATCAATCATTAATGGAAAAATCGCAAAAACGCTTGGATCTTCCCAAACTTATTTTCGGCCTATTATCCATCGTTTTAATGATAGCAGCCTGTTTTTGGGTACTTAATCCATTTATTCTTGGCTTTGTATGGGCGGGAATGATGGTAATTGCAACTTGGCCACTATTATTAAGACTTGAAGCTCGCTTATGGCGCAAGCGCTGGTTAGCTGCATTAGTGATGGTTCTTCTTATATTACTATTATTCGTTATCCCATTAGGTATCCTAATTGGCAGTATTATTGAAAATAGTACTCCACTTATTGATTTAGCTAAATCACCATCAAGCCTAACGCTGCCTGATTTAGAATGGCTAAATACTATCCCGATGGTAGGTGAAAAAATTTACTATGCATGGCATAGCTTAGTTGCCAGTGGGGGTAATGCTTTACTTGCCAAAATTCAACCCTACTTTGGCCAAGCCGCAGGGTGGTTTGCCACACAAGCTATTAGCGCAGGAAGATTTGTTTTTCACTTGATGTTAATGCTGCTGTTTAGTGGTTTACTCTATCTTAAAGGCGAATCAGTCATGGTTGGTATCCGCCACTTTGCTGTGCGTCTTGCAGGGATCCGTGGAGATGCAGCTGTCGTATTAGCCGCACAATCTATTCGAGCCGTTGCGTTAGGTGTTGTCGTGACTGCACTCATTCAAGCCATTGTCGGTGGCATTGGCCTCGCTCTTTCTGGTATCGGTTACGCAGCAATCTTGACTGTTCTATTGTTTATTTGCTGTGTGGCTCAATTAGGGCCTTTATTAATCATGATCCCCTCCGTGTTATGGCTATTTTGGACAGGTGATACGACCTGGGGGATAATCTTGGCCATTTGGGCTGCCGTTGTCGCTACTATGGATGGCGTTCTTCGCCCATGGTTAATTAAAATGGGCGCAGACTTACCCATGGTTCTAATCCTTGTTGGTGTTATTGGGGGAATTTTATCATTTGGTATGATTGGTTTGTTTATCGGCCCGGTTGTATTAGCTGTTTCTTACAGCTTATTAAAAGCTTGGATGAACGAAGTCGCTGTTCCGAATGAAGACTTAACAGAAACTGAAAAGTTTCTAGAGGAAGAGTTTTCGATTAAAAAGTAGTATACCGCCAATTAGTCGCAGGTATGTTTAAGCTATACATGCTTGCGAACTTAATAAATCTAGTTCCATTAATATTTAGAAACAATATTTAACATTCTAACGTTAGTATTTAGTCTAATTTATGTTAACATAAATCTATTGAATTAATTCTCTTTAAGTAACAATGAGTAATATTAATATTGAGAGTGTTCTTAATGATTGTATAATATGAATAGTTTAATATTCAATTATTGAATCATATGAATCTAAGAAGCCGCGCCCTTCCCCCTTTAGGCGTTGCTTTATTAACTGAATTGCTGTGTGTAGTCTTTGCCTGTCAGCCCATGATAGGCTTTTTTTTTATCTTTATTTAATATGAATACTATTCATGTCATAATCAGAACATCACTTTATAATTATTGATTAACATCAATTTCTGTCATTATTATCCGTTATAATACTCCTTTGGCGTTATATAATTAATTAACTTACGTTACTCTTATTTAGCATATACTTGCCTGTTAAATTTAATACGCATAATAAGGGTAATTATATTTAGCTTATTGTTTGTTTATGCCTAAAAAGCATTACACAACCACTTATTCAAAACTATTTAATATCAAACTACCTATTATAGAATTTATCAATTTCTATAATAGGTAGCTTTGATTAAGTAAACACAAAGGCTGAATGCTATTTACATTCAGCCTTGATAATTAAAAAACTAAATAGTTATTGATTTTCAGCTATCGTTAGCCATGTTTGCACAACGGTGTCAGGGTTTAAAGATAAACTATCAATACCTTCATCAACCAACCATTGAGCGAAATCTTGATGGTCGGATGGCCCTTGCCCACAAATGCCTACATATTTATTTTGGCGTTTTGCAGCCTGTATTGCCATGGATAACATCGCTTTCACGGCATCATTTCGTTCATCGAATAATTCAGAAACAACACCCGAGTCCCTATCAAGACCTAATGTTAACTGAGTCATATCATTCGAACCGATAGAGAAACCGTCAAAATGTTCGAGGAATTGATCAGCCAGTAAAGCATTTGATGGGATTTCGCACATCATAATAACTTTTAAGCCATTTTCACCACGTTTCAAATCATGTTTAGCCAATTCTGCAACTACGGCTTCCGCCTGTGCAACCGTGCGAACGAATGGGATCATGATTTCAACATTTGTTAGGCCCATGGTATTACGAACACGTTTAACCGCTTCACATTCCAATGCAAAACAGGCACGGAAGCTATCAGACACATAGCGCCCTGCACCACGGAAACCTAACATTGGGTTTTCTTCTTCAGGTTCATAAATATCCCCACCGACTAAGTTGGCATATTCGTTTGACTTGAAGTCAGATAAACGGACAATAACGCGTTTTGGCCAGAAGGCTGCGGCTAAAGTCGAAATTCCTTCGGTTAATTTGCCGACATAAAATTCAATCGGGTCATCATAACCTGCCATCATTTGGCGAATTTCTGCTTGTAGCTCAGGAGATTGCTTATCAAATTCCAGCAACGCTCTTGGGTGAACACCAATCATACGATTGATGATAAATTCAAGCCTAGCTAAGCCCACGCCTTCATTAGGTAAACAAGCAAAATCAAATGCACGGTCAGGGTTACCGACGTTCATCATAATTTTGACATCTAGACTTGGCATATCACTCACTTCAGAGCTGTGAATTTCAAATGCAAGTTTACCTTCATATACAAAGCCTGTATCGCCTTCAGAGCAAGAGACAGTCACCTCTTGGCCTTCTTGCAAACGGTCAGTCGCATCACCGCAACCGACAACGGCTGGAATACCTAACTCACGAGCGATAATCGCAGCATGACAGGTGCGTCCACCACGATTGGTAACAATCGCAGCCGCTTTTTTCATGATAGGCTCCCAATCAGGGTCGGTCATATCGGTAACGAGTACATCCCCCGCCTGAATTCTATCCATTTCACTCAAGTTATGAATAACTTTAACCGCCCCTGAGCCAATACGATGACCAATTGCGCGCCCTTCAACTAAAACTTGTCCTTGTTGTTTTAATTGGTAACGCTCCATCACTTGTTGATTAGAACGAACGGTTTCTGGCCTTGCTTGAACAATATACAAACGCCCATTATGACCATCTTTTGCCCACTCGATATCCATTGGGCGACCGTAGTGTTTTTCAATCTGTAAAGCTTGACGTGCAAGCTCTTCAACTTCGTGATCAGCCAAAGAGAAACGATTGCGTAGAGCCTCTGGCACATCTTCGATTTGTACTTGTTTACCGTGCTCTTTACTATTGGCATACACCATTTGTAATTTTTTTGAGCCCAGTGTACGACGTACAATCGCAGGGCGGTTGTTGGTTAACGTTGGTTTATGGACATAAAACTCGTCAGGGTTCACAGCGCCTTGCACCACCATCTCACCTAAACCATACGCAGAGGTGATAAATACGACTTGATCGAAGCCCGATTCAGTATCAATCGTAAACATGACACCCGATGAGGCTAAATCTGAACGTACCATGCGTTGAACACCCGCAGAAAGTGCTACACCGCGGTGATCATAGCCTTGGTGAACGCGATATGAAATCGCACGGTCATTAAATAATGAAGCAAAAACGTGTTTAATCGCAACTAAGACTGCGTCTATCCCTTGAACATTAAGGAATGTTTCCTGTTGCCCTGCAAACGAAGCGTCAGGCATATCCTCAGCCGTTGCCGATGACCGGACAGCAAATGAGGCTTCCGCTTCACCTTCTGACAGTTGCGCGAATGCATCACGAATATCTTGTTCCAACTCCTTCGTCAGCGGTGTATCAATCACCCATTGACGGATCTGAGCACCTGCTACAGCCAGTTGGTTCACATCATCAATATCCGTTTCATCTAGCAGGTTATAAATGCGCTGATTTACACCGCTCTGCTCCAGAAAATCATTAAACGCCTGTGCGGTTGTCGCGAAACCGTTAGGTACGGATACTCCCAGATCAGATAAGTTAGTGATCATTTCACCGAGAGAAGCATTTTTGCCCCCAACACGGTCAACATCATTCATCCCTAATTGGTTATACCAAAGTACATTACACGGAGTGAGGCCATTTGTGGACATTGAAAGCGATCCTTTTATAGCAATTTAGTGACAGAGTACAAATCGTAAAAAATCTCGTTGGCGAAAATTCGCCTCGTGAAATAGACTAGCACAGACGCTAAGAGAAGATGGACTGGTGAATCGTTCCATCACTGAAGAAAACTTTTTTGTTCTAAAAATCGTTCAAAAAATGGCTATAGTTCCCCCTATAAACTAATTTTTAAACTTTAAACAAAGATAATATCTCCCAATATCCAGTGATAAATACAATAAGAGACAAATAATGATGACCGAATTAGGAGCAATGAATAATATGGCAAGCCAAGTTCAACGCACAGTTTTTTTTATTTCTGATGGAACAGCGATCACCGCTGAAACTTTGGGGCATGCCGTACTTTCTCAATTTCCGCTGTCATTTATTTCTTATACTCTGCCGTTTGTCACAAGCGAAGCTCGCGCGCAGGAAATTAAACAAAAAATTGATATTATCTTCCAAGAAACGCAATTGCGCCCTTTGGTGTTCTATTCGATTATCTCCCCCGAAGTAAAGCAAATCATCACTCAAAGTGCCGGGTTCTGCCAAGATATCGTTCAGAGCTTAGTCGCCCCGATTCAAAAAGAAGTCGGCCTAGAACCTGAACCCAAACTTAACCGAACCCATGGTTTATCTATGCAGAATATGAATCAATATGATGCACGTATCGCTGCCATTGAATATACACTGGCTCACGACGATGGGATTTCGTTACGAAACCTGGATCAAGCCCAAGTGATACTGATAGGGGTTTCACGTTGTGGCAAAACACCAACAAGTCTCTATTTAGCGATGCAATTTGGTATCCAAGCTGCAAACTAC of Providencia rettgeri contains these proteins:
- the ydiK gene encoding putative inner membrane protein produces the protein MEKSQKRLDLPKLIFGLLSIVLMIAACFWVLNPFILGFVWAGMMVIATWPLLLRLEARLWRKRWLAALVMVLLILLLFVIPLGILIGSIIENSTPLIDLAKSPSSLTLPDLEWLNTIPMVGEKIYYAWHSLVASGGNALLAKIQPYFGQAAGWFATQAISAGRFVFHLMLMLLFSGLLYLKGESVMVGIRHFAVRLAGIRGDAAVVLAAQSIRAVALGVVVTALIQAIVGGIGLALSGIGYAAILTVLLFICCVAQLGPLLIMIPSVLWLFWTGDTTWGIILAIWAAVVATMDGVLRPWLIKMGADLPMVLILVGVIGGILSFGMIGLFIGPVVLAVSYSLLKAWMNEVAVPNEDLTETEKFLEEEFSIKK
- the ppsA gene encoding Phosphoenolpyruvate synthase, which gives rise to MSTNGLTPCNVLWYNQLGMNDVDRVGGKNASLGEMITNLSDLGVSVPNGFATTAQAFNDFLEQSGVNQRIYNLLDETDIDDVNQLAVAGAQIRQWVIDTPLTKELEQDIRDAFAQLSEGEAEASFAVRSSATAEDMPDASFAGQQETFLNVQGIDAVLVAIKHVFASLFNDRAISYRVHQGYDHRGVALSAGVQRMVRSDLASSGVMFTIDTESGFDQVVFITSAYGLGEMVVQGAVNPDEFYVHKPTLTNNRPAIVRRTLGSKKLQMVYANSKEHGKQVQIEDVPEALRNRFSLADHEVEELARQALQIEKHYGRPMDIEWAKDGHNGRLYIVQARPETVRSNQQVMERYQLKQQGQVLVEGRAIGHRIGSGAVKVIHNLSEMDRIQAGDVLVTDMTDPDWEPIMKKAAAIVTNRGGRTCHAAIIARELGIPAVVGCGDATDRLQEGQEVTVSCSEGDTGFVYEGKLAFEIHSSEVSDMPSLDVKIMMNVGNPDRAFDFACLPNEGVGLARLEFIINRMIGVHPRALLEFDKQSPELQAEIRQMMAGYDDPIEFYVGKLTEGISTLAAAFWPKRVIVRLSDFKSNEYANLVGGDIYEPEEENPMLGFRGAGRYVSDSFRACFALECEAVKRVRNTMGLTNVEIMIPFVRTVAQAEAVVAELAKHDLKRGENGLKVIMMCEIPSNALLADQFLEHFDGFSIGSNDMTQLTLGLDRDSGVVSELFDERNDAVKAMLSMAIQAAKRQNKYVGICGQGPSDHQDFAQWLVDEGIDSLSLNPDTVVQTWLTIAENQ
- the ydiA gene encoding Putative phosphotransferase ydiA encodes the protein MMTELGAMNNMASQVQRTVFFISDGTAITAETLGHAVLSQFPLSFISYTLPFVTSEARAQEIKQKIDIIFQETQLRPLVFYSIISPEVKQIITQSAGFCQDIVQSLVAPIQKEVGLEPEPKLNRTHGLSMQNMNQYDARIAAIEYTLAHDDGISLRNLDQAQVILIGVSRCGKTPTSLYLAMQFGIQAANYPFTADDMDNLQLPAALRPYTHKLFGLTISPERLAAIREERRENSRYASIRQCRIEIAEVEALFRQNKINYLNTTNYSVEEISAKVIDTMGLQRRIF